The following proteins are encoded in a genomic region of Streptomyces collinus Tu 365:
- a CDS encoding DNA translocase FtsK: MASRPSAAKKPAKKAAAPSKAPARKAAARKAPAKKAPARKAPARKAAPPRPAPSPTGGLYRVVRALWLGLAHAVGAVFRGIGQGARNLDPAHRKDGVALLLFGIALIVAAGTWADLRGPVGDLVEILVTGAFGRLDLLVPILLAVIAVRFIRHPEKPEANGRIVIGLSALAIGVLGQVHIACGSPARSDGMQAIRDAGGLIGWAAATPLTYTVSDVLAVPLLVLLTVFGLLVVTATPVNAIPQRLRALGVRLGLLPDPEEYETSEDDERYDEQWREALPARPRRRQGAPQGYDPDGAEEEALSQRRGRPRRSAVPQPDPQRRMDAVDVAAAAAAALDGAVMHGMPPSPLVADLTQGVGVGEREDTTPVPTPAAAPDPAPASTPAPASAPVPAPAARPERETVQVASVPDLTKSAPDAPRELPPRAEQLQLAGDITYGLPALDLLTRGGPGKARSAANDAIVDSLRTVFSEFKVDADVTGFTRGPTVTRYEVQLGPAVKVERITALTKNIAYAVASPDVRIISPIPGKSAVGIEIPNTDREMVNLGDVLRLAESAEDDDPMLVAFGKDVEGGYVMHSLAKMPHMLVAGATGSGKSSCINCLITSVMMRATPEDVRMILVDPKRVELTAYEGIPHLITPIITNPKRAAEALQWVVREMDLRYDDLAAYGFRHIDDFNRAVREGKVKPPEGSERELQPYPYLLVIVDELADLMMVAPRDVEDAIVRITQLARAAGIHLVLATQRPSVDVVTGLIKANVPSRLAFATSSLADSRVILDQPGAEKLIGKGDGLFLPMGASKPTRMQGAFVTEAEVAAVVQHCKDQMAPVFRDDVTVGTKQKKEIDEDIGDDLDLLCQAAELVVSTQFGSTSMLQRKLRVGFAKAGRLMDLMESRNIVGPSEGSKARDVLVKPDELDGVLAVIRGESDG; encoded by the coding sequence ATGGCCTCACGTCCCTCCGCAGCCAAGAAGCCCGCCAAGAAGGCGGCCGCTCCGTCGAAGGCTCCGGCGCGGAAGGCCGCCGCCAGGAAAGCCCCCGCCAAGAAGGCGCCCGCGAGGAAGGCCCCGGCCAGGAAGGCCGCGCCGCCCCGGCCGGCACCGAGCCCGACCGGGGGCCTGTACCGCGTGGTGCGCGCCCTGTGGCTGGGCCTGGCGCACGCCGTCGGCGCCGTCTTCCGTGGCATAGGGCAGGGCGCGCGCAACCTCGACCCGGCGCACCGCAAGGACGGCGTGGCGCTGCTGCTGTTCGGCATCGCGCTGATCGTCGCCGCCGGCACCTGGGCCGATCTGCGCGGTCCGGTCGGCGACCTGGTGGAGATCCTGGTCACCGGCGCCTTCGGCCGGCTCGACCTGCTGGTGCCGATACTGCTCGCGGTGATCGCGGTGCGATTCATCCGGCACCCGGAGAAGCCGGAGGCCAACGGCCGCATCGTGATCGGCCTGTCCGCCCTCGCCATCGGCGTGCTCGGCCAGGTCCACATCGCCTGCGGCTCGCCCGCCCGCAGCGACGGCATGCAGGCCATAAGGGACGCCGGCGGCCTGATCGGCTGGGCGGCGGCGACCCCGCTGACGTACACCGTGAGCGACGTGCTCGCCGTACCGCTGCTGGTGCTGCTGACCGTCTTCGGACTGCTCGTGGTCACCGCCACCCCCGTCAACGCCATCCCGCAGCGGCTGCGCGCGCTCGGCGTGCGGCTGGGGCTGCTGCCCGACCCGGAGGAGTACGAGACCTCAGAGGACGACGAGCGCTACGACGAGCAGTGGCGCGAGGCGCTGCCCGCGCGCCCGCGCAGGCGCCAGGGCGCCCCTCAGGGGTACGACCCCGACGGCGCCGAGGAGGAGGCCCTCTCGCAGCGCCGCGGCCGCCCCAGGCGGTCCGCGGTGCCGCAGCCCGACCCGCAGCGCCGGATGGACGCCGTGGACGTCGCGGCGGCCGCCGCGGCCGCCCTCGACGGCGCCGTCATGCACGGCATGCCGCCGTCGCCGCTCGTCGCCGACCTCACCCAGGGGGTCGGTGTGGGGGAGCGGGAGGACACCACACCCGTGCCCACCCCGGCGGCCGCCCCCGACCCGGCGCCCGCGTCCACCCCGGCACCGGCGTCCGCGCCGGTTCCCGCGCCCGCCGCGCGGCCCGAGCGGGAGACCGTCCAGGTCGCGAGCGTTCCCGACCTCACGAAATCGGCCCCCGACGCACCCCGCGAGCTGCCCCCGCGCGCGGAGCAGCTCCAGCTCGCCGGGGACATCACCTACGGGCTGCCGGCGCTCGACCTGCTCACCCGCGGCGGGCCCGGCAAGGCGCGCAGCGCGGCCAACGACGCGATCGTCGACTCCCTGCGCACCGTCTTCTCCGAGTTCAAGGTGGACGCCGACGTCACCGGCTTCACCCGGGGCCCGACCGTCACCCGCTACGAGGTCCAGCTCGGCCCCGCCGTGAAGGTCGAGCGGATCACCGCGCTCACCAAGAACATCGCCTACGCCGTCGCCAGCCCCGACGTGCGGATCATCAGCCCCATCCCGGGCAAGTCCGCGGTCGGCATCGAGATCCCGAACACCGACCGGGAGATGGTCAACCTCGGTGACGTGCTGCGCCTCGCGGAGTCCGCCGAGGACGACGACCCGATGCTGGTCGCCTTCGGCAAGGACGTCGAGGGCGGGTACGTGATGCACTCGCTGGCGAAGATGCCGCACATGCTGGTCGCCGGCGCCACCGGCTCCGGCAAGTCGTCCTGCATCAACTGCCTGATCACCTCGGTCATGATGCGGGCGACCCCGGAGGACGTCCGGATGATCCTGGTCGACCCCAAGCGCGTCGAGCTGACCGCGTACGAGGGCATCCCGCACCTGATCACGCCGATCATCACCAACCCCAAGCGGGCCGCGGAGGCCCTGCAGTGGGTCGTGCGCGAGATGGACCTGCGCTACGACGACCTCGCCGCGTACGGCTTCCGGCACATCGACGACTTCAACCGGGCCGTCCGCGAGGGCAAGGTCAAGCCGCCGGAGGGCAGCGAGCGGGAGCTGCAGCCGTACCCGTACCTGCTGGTGATCGTGGACGAGCTGGCCGACCTGATGATGGTCGCCCCGCGGGACGTCGAGGACGCGATCGTGCGCATCACGCAGCTCGCGCGCGCCGCCGGCATCCACCTGGTGCTGGCGACCCAGCGCCCCTCGGTCGACGTGGTCACCGGCCTCATCAAGGCCAACGTGCCCTCGCGGCTGGCGTTCGCCACCTCCTCGCTCGCCGACTCCCGGGTCATCCTCGACCAGCCCGGCGCCGAGAAGCTGATCGGCAAGGGCGACGGGCTGTTCCTGCCGATGGGCGCGAGCAAGCCGACCCGTATGCAGGGCGCGTTCGTGACCGAGGCCGAGGTCGCCGCCGTCGTCCAGCACTGCAAGGACCAGATGGCGCCCGTCTTCCGGGACGACGTCACCGTGGGCACCAAGCAGAAGAAGGAGATCGACGAGGACATCGGCGACGACCTCGACCTGCTGTGCCAGGCGGCCGAGCTGGTGGTCTCCACCCAGTTCGGGTCGACGTCCATGCTCCAGCGCAAGCTGCGCGTCGGCTTCGCCAAGGCGGGCCGGCTGATGGACCTCATGGAGTCCCGCAACATCGTCGGACCCAGCGAGGGCTCGAAGGCGCGTGACGTCCTCGTGAAGCCCGACGAGCTGGACGGCGTGCTCGCGGTGATCCGCGGGGAGTCCGACGGATAG
- a CDS encoding helix-turn-helix domain-containing protein produces the protein MSIGNSPEDERPFPDMSEETHTSVGRALQQARIAAGLTVDAVSSATRVRIAIVHAIEADDFAPCGGDVYARGHIRTLARAVHLDPAPLIAQFDAEHGGRPAPTPAAPLFEAERIRPERRGPNWTAAMVAAIVAVVGFVGFTAFKGGGDGNDAKSQVAEGATTTPGKAASPTPKKDKPADPTPEASDSAIAAAPQDKVTVRVSAPGGRSWISAKDHNGRMLFDGLLKKGESKTFQDNSKINLILGDAGAIQLYVNGKKIEDNFRPGAVERLTYTKGDPEAG, from the coding sequence GTGTCCATCGGCAACTCCCCTGAAGACGAGCGTCCGTTCCCAGACATGTCCGAGGAAACCCATACCTCCGTCGGGCGCGCCCTGCAGCAGGCGCGCATCGCGGCCGGGCTCACCGTCGACGCTGTCAGCAGCGCCACTCGTGTCCGTATCGCCATCGTGCACGCCATCGAGGCGGACGACTTCGCCCCCTGCGGCGGTGACGTGTACGCGCGCGGGCACATCCGCACGCTGGCCAGGGCCGTGCACCTCGACCCCGCACCACTGATCGCGCAGTTCGACGCCGAGCACGGTGGACGGCCCGCGCCGACCCCGGCGGCCCCCCTCTTCGAGGCGGAACGTATCCGCCCCGAGCGCAGGGGCCCGAACTGGACCGCTGCCATGGTCGCCGCGATCGTCGCCGTCGTCGGTTTCGTCGGGTTCACCGCCTTCAAGGGCGGCGGCGACGGGAACGACGCGAAGTCGCAGGTCGCCGAGGGCGCCACCACCACGCCCGGCAAGGCCGCCTCGCCCACCCCCAAGAAGGACAAGCCCGCCGACCCGACCCCTGAGGCGTCCGACAGCGCCATCGCGGCCGCCCCGCAGGACAAGGTCACCGTGCGGGTCAGCGCGCCGGGCGGACGCAGCTGGATCTCCGCCAAGGACCACAACGGCCGGATGCTCTTCGACGGGCTGCTGAAGAAGGGCGAGTCCAAGACCTTCCAGGACAACTCCAAGATCAACCTGATCCTCGGCGACGCCGGCGCGATCCAGCTGTACGTCAACGGCAAGAAGATCGAGGACAACTTCCGGCCCGGCGCCGTGGAGCGCCTCACGTACACCAAGGGCGACCCCGAAGCCGGATGA
- the rimO gene encoding 30S ribosomal protein S12 methylthiotransferase RimO produces MPERRTVALVTLGCARNEVDSEELAGRLEADGWQLVEDAADADVAVVNTCGFVEAAKKDSVDALLEANDLKDHGRTQAVVAVGCMAERYGKELAEALPEADGVLGFDDYADISDRLQTILSGGIHAAHTPRDRRKLLPISPAERQESAAAVALPGHGPSDLPEGLAPASGPRAPLRRRLDGSPVASVKLASGCDRRCSFCAIPSFRGSFISRRPSDVLNETRWLAEQGVKEIMLVSENNTSYGKDLGDIRLLESLLPELAEVDGIERVRVSYLQPAEMRPGLIDVLTSTPKVAPYFDLSFQHSAPDVLRAMRRFGDTDRFLELLDTIRSKAPEAGVRSNFIVGFPGESEADLAELERFLTGARLDAIGVFGYSDEEGTEAATYENKLDEDVVAERLAHISRLAEELVSQRSEERVGQTVSVLVESVDDEEGVYGRAAHQAPETDGQVLLTSGAGLSVGRMVEAKVVGTEGVDLVAEPLAGSFGCSEEAGR; encoded by the coding sequence ATGCCTGAACGCCGTACCGTCGCACTAGTCACTCTCGGCTGCGCCCGTAACGAGGTGGACTCGGAGGAGCTCGCAGGCCGTTTGGAGGCGGACGGCTGGCAGCTCGTCGAGGACGCCGCGGACGCCGATGTCGCCGTGGTCAACACCTGTGGCTTCGTCGAAGCCGCCAAGAAGGACTCCGTCGACGCCCTGCTGGAGGCCAACGACCTCAAGGACCATGGCAGAACCCAGGCCGTCGTGGCGGTGGGCTGCATGGCCGAGCGGTACGGCAAGGAACTCGCCGAGGCGCTGCCCGAGGCCGACGGCGTGCTCGGCTTCGACGACTACGCCGACATCTCCGACCGCCTGCAGACCATCCTGTCGGGCGGCATCCACGCCGCCCACACCCCGCGCGACCGCCGCAAGCTGCTGCCGATCAGCCCGGCCGAGCGCCAGGAGTCGGCCGCCGCCGTCGCGCTGCCCGGCCACGGCCCCTCCGACCTCCCGGAGGGCCTCGCGCCCGCCTCCGGTCCCCGCGCGCCCCTGCGCCGCCGGCTGGACGGCTCCCCGGTCGCCTCGGTCAAGCTCGCCTCCGGCTGCGACCGGCGCTGCTCCTTCTGCGCCATCCCGTCCTTCCGCGGCTCCTTCATCTCCCGCCGCCCCAGCGACGTGCTCAACGAGACGCGCTGGCTGGCCGAGCAGGGCGTGAAGGAGATCATGCTGGTCTCCGAGAACAACACCTCCTACGGCAAGGACCTGGGCGACATCCGCCTGCTGGAGTCCCTGCTGCCCGAGCTGGCCGAGGTCGACGGCATCGAGCGGGTGCGGGTGAGCTACCTGCAGCCGGCCGAGATGCGCCCCGGCCTGATCGACGTGCTGACCTCCACCCCGAAGGTCGCCCCCTACTTCGACCTGTCCTTCCAGCACTCCGCGCCCGACGTGCTGCGCGCGATGCGCCGCTTCGGCGACACCGACCGCTTCCTGGAGCTGCTCGACACCATCCGGAGCAAGGCCCCGGAGGCCGGCGTGCGCTCCAACTTCATCGTCGGCTTCCCCGGCGAGAGCGAGGCGGACCTGGCCGAGCTCGAGCGCTTCCTGACCGGCGCCCGCCTCGACGCCATCGGTGTCTTCGGGTACTCGGACGAGGAGGGCACGGAAGCGGCGACGTACGAGAACAAGCTCGACGAGGACGTCGTCGCCGAGCGCCTCGCCCACATCTCCCGGCTCGCCGAGGAGCTCGTCTCCCAGCGGTCCGAGGAGCGCGTCGGGCAGACCGTGAGCGTCCTCGTGGAGTCCGTCGACGACGAGGAGGGCGTGTACGGCCGTGCGGCGCACCAGGCGCCGGAGACGGACGGCCAGGTGCTGCTCACGAGCGGCGCGGGCCTGAGCGTCGGACGTATGGTCGAGGCGAAGGTGGTCGGCACGGAAGGCGTCGACCTGGTCGCCGAGCCGCTGGCGGGCTCGTTCGGGTGTAGCGAGGAGGCGGGCAGATGA
- the pgsA gene encoding CDP-diacylglycerol--glycerol-3-phosphate 3-phosphatidyltransferase has translation MTGVPASAAGGSSGAQGARGAAAADGAASGVTGPVTGHAGRSAESEDTRPARGGKLTAAAVNQASVWNVANLLTMLRLLLVPGFVALMLADGGYDPAWRSLAWAAFAVAMITDLFDGHLARTYNLVTDFGKIADPIADKAIMGAALVCLSALGDLPWWVTAVILGRELGVTLLRFLVIRYGVIPASRGGKLKTLTQGVAVGMYVLALTGWLASLRFWVMAAAVVLTVVTGLDYVRQAIVLRRQGIAERAAALGEKQA, from the coding sequence ATGACCGGAGTCCCGGCATCCGCCGCGGGCGGCTCCTCCGGCGCGCAGGGCGCCCGGGGCGCCGCCGCTGCCGACGGCGCCGCCTCCGGGGTCACCGGCCCGGTCACCGGCCACGCGGGCCGGTCCGCGGAGTCGGAGGACACGCGGCCCGCGCGCGGCGGCAAGCTGACGGCCGCTGCCGTCAACCAGGCGAGCGTCTGGAACGTCGCCAATCTGCTGACGATGCTGCGGCTGCTGCTCGTGCCCGGATTCGTGGCGCTGATGCTGGCCGACGGCGGCTACGACCCGGCCTGGCGCTCGCTCGCCTGGGCCGCCTTCGCCGTCGCCATGATCACCGACCTGTTCGACGGGCATCTGGCGCGCACCTACAACCTGGTCACCGACTTCGGGAAGATCGCCGATCCCATCGCCGACAAGGCGATCATGGGTGCGGCGCTCGTCTGCCTCTCGGCCCTGGGCGATCTGCCGTGGTGGGTCACGGCCGTCATCCTCGGCCGGGAACTCGGCGTCACCCTGCTGCGTTTCCTGGTCATCCGCTACGGCGTGATCCCCGCGAGCCGGGGCGGCAAGCTCAAGACGCTCACCCAGGGCGTGGCCGTCGGGATGTACGTCCTGGCGCTGACCGGGTGGCTGGCCAGCCTGAGGTTCTGGGTGATGGCAGCGGCGGTCGTCCTCACCGTCGTCACCGGCCTCGACTACGTGAGACAGGCCATTGTGCTGCGCCGGCAGGGAATCGCCGAGCGCGCGGCGGCGTTGGGGGAGAAGCAGGCGTGA
- a CDS encoding CinA family protein codes for MSSPATEVVRLLTVKGESLAVAESLTGGLVAAEITTVPGASKVFRGSVTAYATALKHELLAVDATLLEQRGAVDPQVAAQMAAGVRKALGADWGIATTGVAGPDPQDGQPVGTVFVAVDGPLAPGPGSAGGGKVEALRLNGDRAEIRMESVRSVLALLLKELAGEQTGNERAQDTERNGGF; via the coding sequence GTGAGTTCACCGGCCACCGAAGTGGTGCGACTACTGACCGTGAAGGGCGAGAGCCTCGCCGTGGCGGAGTCGCTCACCGGTGGACTGGTGGCGGCGGAGATCACCACGGTCCCCGGGGCCTCCAAGGTCTTCCGGGGTTCGGTCACCGCGTACGCCACCGCGCTCAAGCACGAGCTGCTGGCGGTGGACGCCACTCTCCTGGAGCAGCGGGGAGCGGTGGATCCGCAGGTCGCGGCCCAGATGGCGGCCGGGGTGCGCAAGGCCCTGGGAGCCGACTGGGGCATCGCGACGACCGGTGTCGCGGGCCCCGATCCGCAGGACGGACAACCCGTCGGGACGGTGTTCGTGGCCGTCGACGGCCCCCTCGCGCCGGGCCCTGGTTCTGCCGGTGGCGGAAAAGTGGAGGCCCTGCGGTTGAACGGCGACCGTGCGGAAATTCGTATGGAGAGTGTACGGAGCGTACTCGCACTGCTTCTGAAGGAGCTTGCGGGCGAACAGACCGGGAATGAGCGGGCACAGGATACGGAACGGAACGGGGGGTTTTGA
- a CDS encoding helix-turn-helix domain-containing protein, protein MILLRRLLGDVLRRQRQRQGRTLREVSSSARVSLGYLSEVERGQKEASSELLSAICDALDVRMSELMREVSDELALAELAQSAAATESVPAPVRPMLGSVSVTGVPPERVTIKAPAEAVDVVAA, encoded by the coding sequence ATGATTCTGCTCCGTCGCCTGCTTGGTGACGTGCTGCGTCGGCAGCGCCAACGCCAGGGCCGTACTCTGCGCGAAGTCTCCTCGTCCGCCCGAGTCTCACTCGGCTATCTCTCCGAGGTGGAGCGGGGGCAGAAGGAGGCTTCCTCCGAGCTGCTCTCCGCCATCTGCGACGCGCTGGACGTACGGATGTCGGAACTGATGCGAGAGGTGAGCGACGAGCTGGCGCTCGCCGAACTGGCCCAGTCCGCCGCGGCCACCGAGTCCGTGCCCGCGCCGGTCCGTCCGATGCTGGGTTCCGTGTCGGTGACCGGTGTGCCACCGGAACGGGTGACCATCAAGGCGCCCGCCGAGGCAGTGGACGTCGTCGCGGCGTGA
- a CDS encoding Dps family protein, whose product MYVVKSPLPDDDLKTVAEALQGALVDLVDLALVAKQVHWNVVGPRFRSIHLQLDEVVDSARTHSDTVAERASALGVPPDGRAPTVASGSGIGTTPAGWIKDTDAVRALVDALGAVIVRMRARVNGTGDADPVSQDIFIGITADLEKHHWMFQAENA is encoded by the coding sequence ATGTACGTCGTGAAGAGCCCGCTGCCCGACGACGACCTGAAGACCGTGGCCGAGGCGCTGCAGGGCGCCCTGGTCGACCTGGTCGACCTCGCCCTGGTCGCCAAGCAGGTCCACTGGAACGTCGTCGGACCCCGCTTCCGCTCCATCCACCTCCAGCTCGACGAGGTCGTCGACTCCGCGCGCACCCACTCCGACACGGTGGCCGAGCGTGCCTCCGCGCTCGGCGTCCCGCCCGACGGGCGTGCGCCCACCGTGGCCTCCGGCAGCGGCATCGGCACCACCCCGGCCGGCTGGATCAAGGACACGGACGCGGTACGAGCCCTGGTGGACGCCCTCGGTGCGGTGATCGTCCGGATGCGGGCACGGGTGAACGGGACCGGTGACGCGGACCCGGTGTCCCAGGACATCTTCATCGGGATCACCGCCGACCTCGAGAAGCACCACTGGATGTTCCAGGCGGAGAACGCCTGA
- a CDS encoding SDR family NAD(P)-dependent oxidoreductase has product MPLQAYDLTGRTAFVTGAAGGIGRASAVLLAEAGAAVHCADRDAEGLHGTAELIGKGGGTARTHVLDVTDRTALASAVRAAGRLDVMAAIAGIMHSSSVLDTRDEDLDRVLDVNFKGVLYACQEAARSMLAHDMPGSIVTMASGAVDTGGPGLLCYGAAKAAVVQLTKTLATEVGPHGIRVNAVAPGWVRTPMTARHDRQVQAHTEGLMARMSPLGRVGEPDDVAHTVLYLASDASAFMTGQILRPNGGVAMPW; this is encoded by the coding sequence ATGCCCCTCCAGGCGTACGACCTCACCGGACGCACCGCGTTCGTCACCGGAGCCGCCGGCGGTATCGGCCGGGCCAGCGCCGTCCTGCTCGCCGAGGCGGGCGCCGCGGTGCACTGCGCCGACCGGGACGCCGAGGGCCTGCACGGCACGGCCGAGCTGATCGGCAAGGGCGGCGGCACGGCCCGTACCCACGTCCTGGACGTCACCGACCGGACCGCGCTCGCCTCGGCGGTCCGCGCCGCCGGGCGCCTGGACGTCATGGCGGCGATCGCCGGGATCATGCACAGCAGCTCCGTCCTGGACACCCGTGACGAGGACCTGGACCGGGTGCTGGACGTCAACTTCAAGGGCGTGCTGTACGCCTGCCAGGAGGCGGCCCGCTCGATGCTCGCCCACGACATGCCCGGCAGCATCGTCACCATGGCCTCCGGCGCCGTCGACACCGGCGGACCCGGGCTGCTGTGCTACGGCGCGGCCAAGGCGGCCGTGGTGCAGCTGACGAAGACGCTGGCCACCGAGGTGGGCCCACACGGCATCCGGGTCAACGCGGTCGCCCCGGGCTGGGTCCGCACGCCCATGACCGCCCGCCACGACCGGCAGGTCCAGGCCCACACCGAGGGCCTGATGGCGCGGATGTCCCCGCTGGGCCGGGTCGGCGAGCCCGACGACGTCGCGCACACCGTGCTGTACCTGGCGTCGGACGCGTCGGCGTTCATGACGGGTCAGATCCTGCGCCCGAACGGGGGCGTGGCGATGCCCTGGTAG
- a CDS encoding Fpg/Nei family DNA glycosylase codes for MPEGDTVWQAARRLQEALAGRVLNRSDFRWPTYATVDLTGRTVLNTIARGKHLLTRFEGDLTLHTHLRMEGAWKVYAPDERWRGGPGHQIRVILGADDRTAVGYRLPVLEFLRTGEEERVVGHLGPDLLGPDWDPERALGNLLADPGRALGEALLDQRNLAGIGNVYKSELCFLLGVTPYLPIGALPEDRATALTALSKKLLEANRERPVRRTTGLPRQDLFVYGRAGRPCLRCGTRIRVADQGDGSQERPTYWCPNCQAGPAPAPGQAQKFRERYPRRPSASG; via the coding sequence ATGCCCGAAGGTGACACGGTCTGGCAGGCCGCGCGGCGGCTGCAGGAGGCCCTCGCGGGCCGGGTGCTGAACCGCAGCGACTTCCGGTGGCCGACGTACGCGACGGTCGACCTCACCGGCCGCACGGTCCTGAACACGATCGCGCGCGGCAAGCACCTGCTCACCCGCTTCGAGGGCGACCTGACCCTCCACACGCACCTGCGCATGGAGGGCGCCTGGAAGGTGTACGCCCCGGACGAGCGCTGGCGCGGGGGCCCGGGGCACCAGATCCGGGTGATCCTCGGCGCCGACGACCGCACGGCGGTGGGCTACCGCCTCCCGGTGCTGGAGTTCCTGCGCACCGGCGAGGAGGAGCGCGTGGTCGGCCATCTGGGCCCGGACCTGCTCGGCCCGGACTGGGACCCCGAGCGTGCCCTCGGCAACCTGCTCGCCGATCCGGGCCGCGCCCTGGGGGAGGCCCTGCTCGACCAGCGCAATCTCGCCGGGATCGGCAACGTGTACAAGAGCGAGCTGTGCTTCCTGCTCGGCGTGACCCCCTATCTGCCGATCGGGGCCCTGCCCGAGGACCGTGCCACCGCGCTGACCGCGCTCTCCAAGAAGCTGCTGGAGGCGAACCGCGAGCGCCCGGTCCGCAGGACCACGGGCCTGCCCCGGCAGGACCTGTTCGTCTACGGCCGGGCGGGCCGCCCCTGTCTGCGCTGCGGGACGCGGATCCGGGTGGCCGACCAGGGCGACGGCTCCCAGGAGCGTCCCACCTACTGGTGCCCGAACTGCCAGGCCGGCCCCGCTCCGGCACCCGGGCAGGCGCAGAAGTTCCGCGAGCGCTATCCCCGCCGCCCGTCCGCGTCCGGCTAG